A genomic region of Musa acuminata AAA Group cultivar baxijiao unplaced genomic scaffold, Cavendish_Baxijiao_AAA HiC_scaffold_1035, whole genome shotgun sequence contains the following coding sequences:
- the LOC135665683 gene encoding phospholipase A(1) DAD1, chloroplastic-like: MRLALGVSRSSSLVTDPRRYTIVASTSTAIPSGRPTTVTIGKRWREYQGANNWDGLLDPLDDALRSEILRYGEFARVAYTCFDFDHSSPTYGACRFPKRSLLRHAGIPDTGYCVTRNLTATSGARLPRWAEPGAPAWFSRCTSWIGYVAECQDEDEIERLGRRDIVISFRGTATCLEWLENLRATLTHLPSVAVPAALGSDAAEPMVERGFWSLFTSSSSTSCSLRDQIRQEIRRLIVKYGGRGNPLSITVTGHSLGAALAVLTAHDITTAFQDAPMVTVVSFGGPRVGNASFRRRLEESGIKVLRIVNTQDVITKVPGFVVEDQSVAEDKENGSIPSWLLSKTGWVYADIGRELRLPGQPTANVVACHDLSVYLNLVNQLSANCPLRSLAMRAAASQPKAAITSIDPMHINPKAT, from the coding sequence ATGAGGCTGGCACTCGGTGTCTCGCGGTCGTCCTCTCTGGTGACGGACCCGCGGCGCTACACCATCGTCGCTTCCACCTCGACGGCCATCCCCTCCGGTCGCCCGACCACCGTGACAATCGGAAAGCGGTGGAGGGAGTACCAGGGGGCCAACAACTGGGACGGCCTCCTCGACCCGCTCGACGACGCGCTCCGGTCCGAGATCCTCCGCTACGGCGAGTTCGCCCGCGTCGCCTACACCTGCTTCGATTTCGATCACTCGTCCCCCACCTACGGCGCTTGCCGCTTCCCCAAGCGCTCTCTCCTCCGCCACGCAGGCATCCCCGATACCGGCTACTGCGTCACACGGAACCTCACTGCGACCTCTGGTGCGCGCCTCCCTCGCTGGGCCGAACCTGGAGCCCCCGCATGGTTCTCTCGCTGCACCAGCTGGATCGGGTACGTCGCCGAGTGCCAAGACGAGGACGAGATCGAGCGGCTGGGCCGGCGTGACATCGTCATCTCGTTCCGCGGCACGGCCACCTGCCTCGAGTGGCTCGAGAACCTTCGGGCCACCCTCACGCATCTCCCCTCCGTCGCCGTGCCAGCCGCATTGGGCTCCGACGCGGCGGAGCCCATGGTCGAGCGTGGGTTCTGGAGTCTCTTCACCTCCTCCAGTTCAACCAGCTGCAGCCTGCGTGACCAGATACGCCAGGAAATACGAAGGCTCATCGTCAAGTACGGCGGGCGAGGGAATCCTCTCAGCATCACGGTAACGGGCCACAGCCTGGGCGCGGCCCTCGCCGTCCTTACCGCACACGACATCACAACCGCGTTCCAGGATGCACCGATGGTCACGGTGGTATCGTTCGGCGGCCCTCGCGTCGGCAATGCAAGCTTCCGGCGTCGGCTCGAAGAGAGCGGGATCAAGGTGCTCCGGATCGTGAACACGCAGGACGTCATAACCAAGGTTCCGGGCTTTGTGGTGGAGGACCAGAGCGTGGCGGAGGACAAGGAAAACGGATCGATACCCAGCTGGTTACTGTCGAAGACCGGGTGGGTGTACGCCGACATCGGCAGGGAGCTCCGTCTCCCCGGGCAGCCGACGGCCAATGTGGTGGCCTGCCATGACCTGAGCGTCTACCTCAACCTAGTGAACCAGCTCAGTGCTAATTGCCCCCTGAGATCGTTAGCCATGCGAGCAGCAGCCAGCCAGCCAAAAGCAGCGATAACAAGCATCGATCCCATGCACATAAACCCGAAAGCAACTTAG